Proteins encoded in a region of the Marinobacter arenosus genome:
- a CDS encoding STAS/SEC14 domain-containing protein, producing MTLTRHGLSIGIDRVGDDVFLALKAQGRLTHEDFKIISPMIDGALQGIQKRKVKVLFDVRDLEGWELRAAWDDFNLSLKHGLQIDKIAVFGHKVWQDNIAKVANWFMAGDLKFFEHEDEALRWLKG from the coding sequence ATGACTTTAACACGACATGGCCTGTCCATTGGCATCGACCGGGTCGGCGATGATGTTTTCCTGGCTTTGAAGGCGCAGGGAAGGCTGACCCACGAGGATTTCAAAATCATCAGCCCGATGATTGATGGTGCCCTACAAGGCATCCAGAAACGGAAGGTGAAGGTGTTGTTCGATGTCAGGGACCTGGAGGGTTGGGAGCTCAGGGCAGCCTGGGATGACTTTAATCTGTCGCTGAAACATGGCCTGCAGATCGACAAGATCGCCGTCTTCGGCCACAAGGTCTGGCAGGACAATATCGCGAAGGTTGCGAACTGGTTTATGGCGGGAGACCTCAAGTTTTTCGAGCATGAGGACGAGGCACTCAGGTGGCTGAAAGGATGA
- a CDS encoding 2OG-Fe(II) oxygenase — translation MTANVKTRILLRSKRLNIYLVRYPQGHKVGPHLDMIADGRLYKLNCVLAKPQAGGEFLCEKNIFNLFGRVILFRPDLHQHRVSKIERGNRWLLSFALTTP, via the coding sequence ATGACCGCGAACGTAAAAACCCGAATTCTCCTCCGGTCGAAGCGACTGAATATCTACCTGGTGCGCTACCCGCAAGGCCACAAAGTCGGCCCGCATCTGGACATGATCGCCGACGGGCGCCTGTACAAGCTCAACTGCGTGCTTGCCAAACCCCAGGCCGGCGGTGAGTTCCTGTGCGAGAAGAACATTTTCAACTTGTTCGGAAGAGTGATCCTGTTTCGCCCCGACCTCCACCAGCACCGGGTTTCAAAGATCGAACGCGGGAATCGTTGGTTGCTGAGCTTTGCGTTGACTACTCCCTAG
- a CDS encoding NAD(P)H-dependent oxidoreductase, protein MNVLIVLAHPERASFNGGLVNIAEERLRSAGHDVEIDDLYQENFDPVERASHYAERADERYFAPLTEQRAHYERGPLPADVQREIARLEWADLVIFQFPLWWHAQPAILKGWFDRVLVYGGLYSGSRRYDRGHFRGKQAICSVTTGSPEQAFMPFGRAGNMVEWLWPIHSSLYYVGFEVLAPQVSYGIQGGGIRYQDEDLFLDHLENAKQAWASRLPGLGQEPSIPFSGWDDWDEQGVLKPAHPMRWRP, encoded by the coding sequence ATGAACGTGTTGATTGTGCTGGCCCATCCTGAACGAGCGTCATTCAATGGCGGCCTGGTTAATATCGCGGAGGAACGGCTGCGTTCTGCAGGGCACGACGTTGAGATCGACGATTTATACCAGGAGAACTTCGATCCGGTAGAGCGAGCCAGCCACTATGCCGAGCGGGCAGATGAACGCTACTTTGCACCCTTGACCGAGCAGCGTGCCCACTACGAGCGAGGTCCACTTCCCGCCGATGTCCAGCGTGAGATTGCCCGCCTGGAATGGGCCGACCTGGTTATCTTCCAGTTTCCGCTTTGGTGGCACGCACAACCGGCCATCCTGAAGGGCTGGTTTGACCGGGTGCTGGTCTACGGAGGGCTGTATTCCGGTAGCCGTCGCTACGATCGTGGCCATTTTCGTGGCAAGCAGGCGATCTGCTCGGTCACCACCGGCTCGCCCGAGCAGGCGTTCATGCCGTTTGGCCGGGCCGGCAATATGGTGGAATGGCTGTGGCCGATTCACTCATCGCTGTATTACGTTGGCTTCGAGGTACTGGCGCCCCAGGTCAGCTACGGGATACAGGGAGGCGGTATTCGTTATCAGGACGAGGACCTTTTCCTGGATCATCTGGAGAACGCCAAGCAGGCTTGGGCATCGCGACTCCCAGGGCTAGGCCAGGAGCCATCAATCCCGTTTAGCGGTTGGGATGACTGGGACGAGCAGGGGGTACTGAAGCCAGCGCATCCCATGCGTTGGCGGCCATAA
- a CDS encoding LysR family transcriptional regulator, giving the protein MDEQRIRWDDLQIVWAIAESGSLSGAGRRLGISHATVFRRLTDMEARLGVTLFERSRTGYTPSLAGEDLAAVAQRVEADIVGAERRLAGKDLKLSGTIRVTTTDTLFTGVLAPLFAEFRANYPEISLEVVISNQVHSLSKREADVAIRPTQNPPETLVGRRVGSIEQAVYGCREHWKSATTPLTDLPRHAWVGPDKHMGNSALEAWMGRQGLDERCQYRLDSMLGMQTAIEHGPALAVLPCYLGDNTPNLRRLTDPLPELATPLWILTHPDLRRVSRIRAFTREIGEGVLGASI; this is encoded by the coding sequence ATGGATGAACAACGTATTCGCTGGGACGATCTGCAGATTGTCTGGGCCATCGCCGAATCCGGTAGCCTGTCAGGCGCGGGCCGGCGCCTGGGTATCAGTCATGCCACGGTCTTTCGCCGGCTTACCGACATGGAAGCGCGTTTGGGCGTAACCCTGTTCGAGCGGTCCCGCACCGGCTACACGCCTAGCCTTGCCGGCGAGGATCTCGCCGCGGTTGCCCAGCGGGTCGAGGCGGATATCGTCGGAGCGGAACGCCGGCTGGCGGGAAAGGACCTGAAGCTCTCCGGCACCATTCGGGTGACCACCACCGACACCCTGTTCACAGGCGTGCTGGCGCCCCTCTTTGCCGAATTTCGCGCAAACTACCCGGAGATCAGCCTCGAAGTGGTCATTTCCAACCAGGTTCACAGCCTGAGCAAGCGGGAGGCCGACGTCGCCATCCGTCCGACACAGAATCCACCCGAAACCCTGGTCGGACGGCGGGTCGGCAGCATCGAGCAGGCGGTGTATGGCTGTCGCGAGCACTGGAAGAGCGCAACGACTCCGCTGACGGATCTCCCCCGGCACGCCTGGGTAGGCCCGGACAAGCACATGGGTAACAGTGCACTGGAAGCCTGGATGGGCAGGCAGGGACTGGACGAACGCTGCCAATATCGACTCGATTCCATGCTGGGGATGCAAACGGCCATCGAACATGGTCCGGCATTGGCGGTATTACCCTGCTACCTCGGCGACAACACCCCCAACCTCAGGCGGCTGACCGATCCACTCCCGGAACTGGCGACGCCACTCTGGATACTCACCCACCCGGACTTGCGGCGGGTCAGCCGGATTCGGGCGTTCACCCGGGAGATTGGTGAGGGCGTCCTCGGCGCCTCGATTTAA
- a CDS encoding helix-turn-helix transcriptional regulator, translated as MEAVDDISRIDVQDFAGYNQLVSTLYRCLHTSEGFQPFFEEFQRHFRCLQGGILGLTDEPIRMVYGWTFGYPEGFEQWFLNSDLPQQDEALLKFSALPPRQFESLTECDPGIDILDVVTNETRDWVEQAGLGDSAGMLVSRGETSRVVFLANRHRSEGHYTPSELLQMNMLAPHIENAVGLFHKLYQSRTENETLSMALDRISKPMIVFNEMARVVQCNTAAERILEAHPRLFVTGCSESRLQSRNPGFNRKLNDAILTSIFNARDGIQDMITLFDQVGDDRIAVCITPLSMEAVEQGETGRKYGALAELISFQAASPPDLTKLCNLFNCTRAEGVTAGYLMQGLSISDIADVQHLSVHTVRDYVKNLLAKNGYRRQAELVGALVRALA; from the coding sequence GTGGAAGCGGTCGATGACATCTCGCGCATTGATGTCCAGGACTTCGCCGGTTACAACCAGTTAGTCTCGACGCTTTACAGATGTTTGCACACAAGTGAGGGCTTCCAGCCTTTCTTCGAGGAGTTTCAGCGTCATTTTCGCTGCCTGCAGGGAGGCATTCTGGGCTTGACCGACGAGCCGATCCGAATGGTTTATGGCTGGACGTTCGGATACCCAGAGGGCTTTGAACAGTGGTTTTTGAACAGCGACCTTCCCCAGCAGGATGAGGCGCTCCTGAAGTTCAGCGCCTTGCCACCCCGCCAGTTTGAATCTCTGACCGAATGCGATCCCGGCATCGATATCCTTGATGTCGTGACCAACGAAACCCGCGACTGGGTCGAACAGGCAGGCCTGGGCGATAGCGCCGGCATGCTGGTCAGTCGGGGGGAAACGTCCCGTGTGGTGTTTCTGGCGAACCGGCATCGGAGCGAGGGACACTACACGCCCTCAGAGCTGTTACAGATGAACATGCTTGCCCCGCACATCGAAAATGCTGTGGGTCTTTTTCACAAGCTCTACCAGTCACGAACCGAGAACGAGACGCTGTCGATGGCGCTCGATCGCATCAGCAAACCCATGATCGTGTTCAATGAGATGGCCCGGGTGGTTCAGTGCAACACCGCCGCAGAGAGGATATTGGAGGCGCACCCCCGACTGTTTGTGACGGGCTGCAGTGAGTCCCGATTGCAGAGCCGGAACCCCGGCTTTAACCGGAAGCTGAATGACGCCATTCTGACCAGCATCTTCAACGCACGTGATGGCATTCAGGACATGATTACCCTGTTCGATCAGGTGGGTGACGACCGTATTGCCGTGTGCATCACGCCGCTCTCCATGGAGGCCGTGGAGCAGGGTGAGACGGGTCGGAAATACGGTGCGCTGGCGGAGCTCATCTCGTTCCAGGCGGCAAGTCCCCCCGATCTCACCAAGCTATGCAACCTGTTCAACTGTACCCGGGCGGAAGGCGTCACGGCAGGGTATCTGATGCAGGGCCTCAGTATTAGCGACATCGCAGACGTTCAGCACCTGTCCGTTCATACGGTGCGTGATTACGTGAAGAATCTGCTGGCGAAAAATGGCTATCGCCGACAAGCGGAACTGGTCGGAGCCCTGGTTCGCGCGTTGGCGTGA
- a CDS encoding alkyl/aryl-sulfatase, with product MSPTARIFLAPLMGAALALTGCDSGSEPAMQANAAGHSAPTQSTGNANKAVLDQRPFDNRDDFDNARRGLIAQDPELVVEHLSGGEVWNMPAYDFINTEGQNAPASVNPSLWRQAALNNIHGLFKVTDGLYQVRGYDLANMSIIETETGWILVDPLTARETASKAFLFAREHLGDQPVRAIIFTHSHIDHFGGVQGVLERLSEEERANLRIIAPAGFEDEATSENIIAGPAMTRRAMFMYGKRLQRDDRGHVGTGLGKGPAFGTFGFAAVTDVVRETGTKLIVDGVPLVFQMVSGSEAPSEFTFYLPEQKAFCGAELVSRNLHNLYTLRGAKVRDARIWSGYIDEARQRFADADVYFGSHHWPLWGQENIQAFLVKQRDTYKFIHDQTVRLMNRGATPREIAETLELPAALNEDFHNQGYYGTVSHNAKAVYQNYMGWFTGNPAQLNPLPEAESAQRYVAMMGGAGKVLEQARREFEAASDLGPTEARDTYRWLAELLNHVVFAEPDNEEVKGLLAVVYDQLGYQAESAPWRDFYLSGAYELRHGPPEEGIEPAVMRAVLLNTPVSLFFDSMAVRLNADEAEGETVTIKITFTDLQESYLLTLENSVLHNRSTDADSPADATLMLTRPLFVDLLIGQAGLKELLFSDDIRFEGSKLDLLGFFSMLDKPDGRFNVVTP from the coding sequence ATGTCTCCAACCGCTCGTATTTTTCTTGCCCCCCTGATGGGCGCTGCATTGGCGTTGACCGGGTGCGATTCCGGGTCCGAACCGGCGATGCAGGCCAATGCCGCAGGCCACAGTGCGCCCACGCAAAGCACCGGCAACGCCAACAAGGCAGTGCTGGATCAACGACCGTTCGACAACCGCGACGATTTTGACAACGCCCGCCGCGGCCTGATTGCCCAGGATCCGGAGTTGGTGGTCGAGCACCTGAGTGGCGGTGAGGTCTGGAACATGCCGGCCTACGACTTCATCAACACGGAGGGCCAGAACGCGCCTGCCTCCGTCAATCCCAGCCTCTGGCGTCAGGCGGCGTTGAACAACATCCATGGCCTGTTCAAGGTCACCGATGGGCTGTACCAGGTCCGTGGATACGATCTGGCGAACATGTCGATCATCGAAACGGAGACCGGCTGGATCCTGGTGGACCCGTTGACGGCACGCGAGACGGCCAGCAAAGCGTTCCTGTTTGCGCGGGAACATCTGGGGGATCAACCGGTGCGTGCGATCATTTTCACCCACAGCCATATTGATCATTTCGGTGGCGTTCAGGGGGTGTTGGAGCGCCTGTCTGAGGAGGAGCGGGCCAACCTGCGTATCATCGCGCCGGCCGGTTTCGAAGACGAAGCCACCAGCGAGAACATCATCGCGGGGCCGGCCATGACCCGACGGGCAATGTTCATGTACGGCAAGCGCCTTCAGCGGGATGATCGCGGCCACGTGGGTACCGGCCTTGGCAAGGGGCCGGCCTTCGGCACCTTTGGCTTCGCTGCGGTCACCGACGTGGTCCGTGAAACGGGCACGAAGCTCATCGTCGATGGTGTGCCCCTGGTGTTTCAGATGGTGTCGGGTTCCGAAGCGCCGTCGGAATTCACCTTTTACCTGCCCGAGCAGAAAGCGTTCTGCGGCGCCGAGCTGGTCAGCCGCAACCTGCACAACCTCTACACCCTGCGGGGTGCGAAGGTGCGCGATGCCCGAATCTGGAGTGGTTATATCGACGAGGCGAGGCAGCGTTTTGCCGACGCTGACGTTTACTTCGGCAGCCACCACTGGCCACTGTGGGGTCAGGAGAATATCCAGGCGTTTCTGGTCAAGCAGCGTGATACGTACAAGTTCATTCACGACCAGACGGTTCGCCTGATGAACCGGGGCGCGACGCCTCGTGAGATCGCCGAGACACTCGAACTTCCGGCTGCGCTGAACGAGGACTTCCACAATCAGGGCTACTACGGCACGGTTTCCCATAACGCCAAGGCGGTGTACCAGAACTACATGGGGTGGTTCACCGGCAACCCCGCGCAGCTCAATCCGTTGCCGGAAGCGGAGTCGGCGCAACGGTATGTTGCCATGATGGGCGGTGCCGGAAAGGTTCTCGAGCAGGCGAGACGGGAATTCGAGGCCGCGTCGGACCTGGGGCCGACGGAGGCGCGAGATACCTACCGCTGGTTGGCGGAACTGCTCAACCACGTGGTGTTTGCGGAACCGGATAACGAGGAGGTCAAGGGGCTGTTGGCCGTTGTGTACGACCAATTGGGCTACCAGGCGGAATCGGCTCCCTGGCGCGACTTCTATCTGTCTGGAGCCTACGAACTTCGGCACGGTCCGCCAGAGGAGGGGATCGAACCCGCCGTCATGCGGGCGGTTCTGCTCAACACGCCGGTGTCACTGTTCTTCGACAGTATGGCGGTTCGCCTGAACGCCGACGAGGCCGAAGGCGAAACGGTGACGATCAAAATCACCTTCACGGACTTACAGGAAAGCTACCTGCTGACCCTGGAAAACTCCGTGCTGCATAACCGTTCGACGGACGCCGATTCGCCCGCCGACGCGACCCTAATGCTGACGCGGCCGCTGTTTGTCGACCTGCTGATAGGGCAGGCTGGCTTGAAGGAACTTCTGTTCAGTGACGACATCCGTTTTGAGGGCAGTAAGCTGGATCTGCTTGGTTTTTTCAGCATGTTGGATAAGCCCGACGGGCGTTTCAATGTTGTGACGCCTTGA
- a CDS encoding LysR family transcriptional regulator yields the protein MDWRTVTFDWNRARAFLVTAEEGSLSAAAKALGISQPTLGRQVAALEQELSTALFERGSRGLELTQTGLELLDYVRAMGDAASSLSLAATGRATSIEGEIAISASEITAACILPPILKKLRRQYPGIRISLVASNEASDLRRRAADIAIRNFRPTQPDLIARKLGRFSATLYGTSELLSRHPSRMPDGSQGVGYIGFVSDNDRYMGALAASGIALDEESFSVKTDSHPVQWEMTKLGLGIGMVPVEIGDAEPGLERAFPDTEFGGEVWLVSHRELRMNLRVRTVFDFLADELADYFQWAEASSRTKDPR from the coding sequence ATGGATTGGCGAACCGTAACGTTTGATTGGAACCGGGCCCGGGCGTTTCTGGTGACGGCGGAGGAAGGCTCGTTATCCGCGGCCGCGAAGGCGCTTGGGATTTCCCAACCAACCCTCGGCCGGCAGGTGGCTGCGCTGGAGCAGGAACTCTCGACGGCCCTGTTCGAGCGGGGCAGCCGGGGTCTGGAGTTGACACAAACCGGGCTGGAATTGCTCGACTATGTGCGTGCGATGGGGGACGCTGCGAGCAGTCTCTCCCTTGCCGCGACGGGCAGAGCCACGTCCATTGAGGGGGAGATCGCGATCTCGGCGTCAGAGATCACCGCGGCCTGCATCTTGCCGCCCATCCTCAAGAAATTGCGACGTCAGTACCCGGGAATCCGAATCAGCCTGGTGGCTTCCAACGAGGCCAGCGATCTCAGGCGGCGCGCCGCAGACATAGCCATCCGGAACTTTCGTCCGACCCAACCGGATCTGATTGCTCGCAAGCTGGGGCGCTTCTCGGCAACGCTCTACGGAACCTCCGAACTTCTCAGCCGGCATCCTTCCCGAATGCCTGACGGCAGCCAGGGCGTGGGGTATATCGGGTTTGTGTCGGATAATGACCGGTACATGGGCGCGTTGGCCGCCAGTGGCATCGCGCTGGACGAAGAGAGTTTTTCCGTCAAAACCGATAGCCATCCGGTGCAGTGGGAAATGACCAAATTGGGGCTTGGCATCGGGATGGTACCGGTGGAGATCGGCGATGCGGAACCCGGTCTTGAGCGGGCTTTTCCCGACACGGAATTTGGCGGTGAAGTGTGGCTTGTCTCTCACCGGGAGCTTCGGATGAACCTGCGGGTTCGGACGGTGTTTGATTTTCTTGCCGATGAACTTGCCGATTACTTTCAATGGGCAGAGGCGTCCTCCCGGACAAAGGACCCCCGTTGA
- a CDS encoding class I SAM-dependent methyltransferase, giving the protein MNASVKYWDRSAERYARRPIADPEAYQRKLEITQRYLRPDMNVMEFGCGTGATALVHAPRVRSYLATDASARMIDIARMRTADAPIKGLRFEVATPDDLAHRQQAFDAVLGLNVLHLLADPRAMIECIRDLLKPGGVFISNTACLKDTRPCMKPIATLAYRLHLTPYVNFLSRKELEHDLQSAGFQIQFRWVPERSRDVYFLIATKEK; this is encoded by the coding sequence ATGAATGCATCTGTCAAATACTGGGACCGCTCTGCCGAACGCTACGCGCGGCGCCCCATCGCCGATCCTGAGGCCTACCAGCGGAAACTCGAGATTACCCAACGGTACCTGCGGCCCGACATGAACGTGATGGAATTCGGCTGCGGCACGGGCGCCACCGCATTGGTTCACGCGCCTCGGGTAAGAAGTTATCTGGCAACCGACGCCTCCGCGAGGATGATCGACATTGCCCGGATGCGAACAGCCGACGCGCCAATCAAGGGCCTCCGTTTCGAGGTGGCCACGCCGGACGATCTGGCCCACCGACAACAGGCATTTGATGCCGTGCTGGGGTTGAACGTTCTCCACCTGCTTGCCGATCCCAGGGCCATGATCGAATGCATCCGTGACCTGCTGAAGCCCGGTGGGGTTTTTATCAGCAACACCGCCTGCCTGAAAGACACGCGGCCCTGTATGAAACCCATTGCAACCCTGGCATACCGCTTACACCTGACGCCCTATGTGAACTTTCTGTCCCGCAAGGAACTTGAACACGACCTGCAAAGCGCGGGCTTTCAGATTCAGTTTCGCTGGGTCCCGGAACGCTCGCGGGATGTCTATTTTCTGATCGCAACCAAAGAGAAGTAA
- a CDS encoding Crp/Fnr family transcriptional regulator, with the protein MREIDALDYWHEQSPGYFSELSTFGALPEVAILRMMGKGRLIRLNAGEGLYSVGEPSEAFFIVLSGKMNSWMPRQDGGWTLARCHEPGDDMGFVPMIALSDRPATTKAESDSVVLEITCGHFLDLQQHEPDVFGLMLLNLARGMARTIINMASIMAEQDSQLHKIYPKAPGIREA; encoded by the coding sequence ATGCGTGAGATTGATGCCCTTGACTACTGGCACGAGCAAAGCCCCGGCTATTTCAGTGAGCTCTCCACGTTCGGTGCACTGCCGGAAGTGGCAATATTGCGCATGATGGGTAAAGGGCGCCTTATCCGGCTGAATGCCGGGGAGGGCCTGTACTCGGTTGGCGAACCCAGTGAGGCGTTCTTCATCGTGCTCAGCGGCAAAATGAACTCCTGGATGCCGAGACAGGATGGCGGCTGGACGCTTGCCCGTTGCCACGAACCAGGGGATGACATGGGCTTTGTTCCCATGATCGCTCTGTCGGACAGGCCGGCAACGACCAAGGCCGAAAGCGACAGTGTTGTCCTTGAGATCACCTGCGGTCACTTCCTCGACCTTCAACAACATGAACCGGATGTGTTCGGCCTGATGCTGCTCAATCTCGCCCGGGGCATGGCCCGGACGATCATCAATATGGCGTCGATCATGGCGGAGCAGGACTCTCAGCTCCACAAGATCTACCCGAAGGCACCCGGTATCCGGGAAGCGTGA
- a CDS encoding CocE/NonD family hydrolase, translated as MPHSIRFGMRPFRLIPVLLALAVAGCVESSSDGASSPSAQSSAAPGQSCDNPGEGAPPQCQLPPPVSCTDDAPREGGRSYPVMLTSASGETIAFQVLEPIGGIDCTRGHPLVLHGHGFGGSRTTDGFENYRQAGFAVISIDQRGFGESTGTVRVMDPEFEGRDLIQILDWAEGNLDYLQYRNEPDLPAELNPNLVAGAIGGSYGGGYQLLLHGQDPGQRLDALVPDITWYDLRDSLNPGDVIKTGWDLVLVAGGEAGSTGEGNGGLDPIIREILAQGATLNRFPEAGLDFFYYHSPAYRCTGQPVSISDSPDLLNYQINPPAFDVAPTPYSNVDVLLTQGMKDTLFNFNEAWRNFECLSALGGDVRLLTHQTGHILPVEAPDELQPAEYVDPTAELLELPGFQGAAGQFACGSISISDATLNWLEHHLQGKPLAGYFDGTESEVCLSLDDGQSIRVPVDGFPAPDREGGVLRGDTVIERAVATESPVASGYEAVASASQPPAALILGVAGANGLTLGGIPTARLTVSDLAGRSTCDIELDPYAPGCDPIVFVGLGKRGADESRWQLIDDQIKPVRGLKDQAVIELVGVAEALEAGDELALLIYGFHPQYPASWSRDALVPFVNVAGTVQVPVLQGRLEDAP; from the coding sequence ATGCCTCATTCCATCCGTTTCGGGATGCGCCCTTTTCGCCTGATACCCGTCTTGCTTGCCCTGGCCGTTGCCGGATGCGTCGAAAGCTCTTCCGACGGTGCATCCAGTCCGTCAGCCCAGAGCAGCGCCGCGCCCGGACAAAGCTGTGATAACCCGGGTGAGGGGGCACCTCCCCAATGCCAACTGCCACCTCCCGTGTCCTGCACGGACGACGCGCCCAGGGAGGGTGGCCGCAGCTACCCGGTCATGCTGACCTCCGCCAGCGGTGAAACCATCGCGTTTCAAGTGCTCGAACCCATCGGTGGCATCGACTGCACCCGGGGCCACCCGCTGGTACTCCATGGCCACGGATTCGGTGGGTCCCGGACGACGGACGGTTTCGAGAACTATCGCCAGGCGGGCTTCGCCGTCATCTCCATCGACCAGCGCGGATTTGGTGAGAGTACCGGCACGGTCCGGGTGATGGATCCCGAGTTCGAGGGTCGGGACCTGATCCAGATTCTCGATTGGGCCGAGGGTAACCTGGACTACCTGCAATACCGTAATGAGCCTGATCTGCCTGCGGAATTGAACCCCAACCTTGTGGCTGGTGCGATTGGCGGCAGTTATGGCGGTGGATACCAGCTGCTGCTGCACGGCCAGGATCCGGGGCAGCGGCTGGATGCCCTGGTGCCGGACATCACCTGGTACGATTTGCGCGACAGCCTGAATCCGGGCGATGTCATCAAGACCGGATGGGATCTGGTGCTTGTGGCAGGCGGTGAAGCCGGTTCGACCGGCGAGGGTAACGGCGGTCTGGACCCCATTATTCGCGAAATACTCGCGCAGGGCGCCACGCTGAACCGATTCCCCGAAGCCGGCCTTGATTTCTTCTACTACCACAGCCCCGCGTATCGTTGCACCGGCCAGCCGGTTTCCATTTCTGATTCCCCGGATTTGCTGAACTACCAGATTAATCCTCCCGCGTTCGATGTGGCGCCAACGCCGTATTCGAACGTGGATGTCCTGCTGACCCAGGGCATGAAAGACACCCTGTTCAATTTCAATGAGGCCTGGCGCAACTTCGAGTGCCTGAGCGCCCTCGGGGGCGATGTGCGGCTGCTGACCCATCAGACGGGGCACATCCTGCCGGTGGAGGCGCCGGACGAACTGCAGCCCGCGGAATATGTGGACCCCACCGCCGAGTTGCTGGAGCTGCCAGGATTCCAGGGGGCGGCGGGTCAGTTTGCCTGCGGCTCTATCTCGATTTCGGACGCAACGCTGAACTGGTTGGAACATCATCTGCAGGGCAAGCCGCTGGCGGGTTACTTTGATGGCACGGAGTCGGAGGTGTGTCTGTCCCTGGACGACGGTCAGTCAATCCGTGTCCCTGTGGACGGTTTTCCGGCACCGGATCGCGAGGGTGGAGTGCTCCGGGGCGACACCGTGATCGAGCGGGCCGTGGCGACGGAGTCGCCGGTGGCGTCGGGCTACGAAGCGGTGGCATCCGCATCCCAACCGCCTGCGGCCCTGATTCTGGGCGTAGCCGGTGCCAACGGCCTGACCTTGGGTGGGATTCCGACGGCCAGGCTCACGGTATCGGATCTGGCCGGTCGCTCCACCTGCGATATCGAACTGGACCCTTACGCGCCGGGGTGCGACCCGATCGTGTTTGTCGGCCTCGGTAAGCGGGGGGCTGACGAGAGTCGATGGCAGCTGATCGACGATCAGATTAAACCGGTTCGGGGGCTCAAGGATCAGGCGGTGATTGAGTTGGTCGGTGTTGCGGAAGCCCTGGAAGCCGGAGACGAACTTGCCCTGCTGATCTACGGATTCCACCCCCAGTATCCCGCCAGTTGGTCGAGGGACGCGCTGGTGCCGTTCGTCAATGTGGCGGGTACGGTGCAGGTGCCGGTGTTGCAGGGCAGGCTGGAAGACGCCCCGTAA
- a CDS encoding universal stress protein — protein MEKSSPSIVVACDGSVQSLSAAKLAAELAEATGHPLKLLTVYPASKESVLVISGVEHKEIEAGKHEYRRKVFSAAKEVMGGQADVAEEILLSGDPAHEILEYMNAHPGTHLVLGRRGYSLVRSLTLGSVSEKIVRHAHGAVTVVGT, from the coding sequence ATGGAAAAGAGTTCTCCGAGTATTGTGGTTGCCTGTGATGGCTCGGTGCAGTCACTGAGCGCGGCAAAACTGGCCGCGGAACTGGCTGAAGCCACGGGTCACCCGCTGAAACTTCTGACCGTGTACCCTGCGTCGAAAGAGTCGGTACTGGTGATTTCCGGCGTCGAGCACAAAGAAATCGAAGCGGGAAAGCACGAGTACCGACGGAAAGTGTTTAGCGCCGCCAAGGAGGTCATGGGTGGCCAGGCTGACGTGGCCGAAGAAATTCTTCTCAGCGGAGACCCGGCCCACGAGATTCTCGAATACATGAACGCCCATCCGGGCACCCACCTGGTCCTGGGTCGGCGCGGCTACTCCCTGGTACGCAGTCTCACGCTGGGCAGTGTCAGCGAGAAGATTGTCAGGCACGCGCATGGGGCCGTGACGGTCGTGGGAACCTGA